The following coding sequences lie in one Opisthocomus hoazin isolate bOpiHoa1 chromosome 7, bOpiHoa1.hap1, whole genome shotgun sequence genomic window:
- the SRP14 gene encoding signal recognition particle 14 kDa protein: MVLLESEQFLTELTRLFQKCRTSGSVFITLKKYDGRTKPVPRKGHVESFEPADNKCLLRATDGKKKISTVVSSKEVNKFQMAYSNLLRANMDGLKKKDKKSKNKKSKATQ; encoded by the exons ATGGTGCTGCTGGAGAGCGAGCAG TTCCTGACGGAGCTCACCAGGCTCTTCCAGAAGTGCAGGACCTCGGGGAGCGTTTTCATCACGCTGAAGAAGT ACGATGGCCGAACAAAACCAGTCCCACGCAAAGGCCATGTGGAAAGCTTTGAACCGGCGGACAATAAGTGTCTTCTGAGAGCAACTgatggaaagaagaaaatcagcacGGTG GTGAGCtcaaaggaagtaaataaattCCAGATG GCGTATTCAAATTTGCTGAGAGCTAACATGGATGGCttgaagaaaaaagacaagaaaagcaaaaacaagaAGAGTAAAGCAACGCAGTGA